A single window of Tamandua tetradactyla isolate mTamTet1 chromosome 25, mTamTet1.pri, whole genome shotgun sequence DNA harbors:
- the LOC143669042 gene encoding trace amine-associated receptor 9-like: MMGNASRPAAVELCYEQVNGSCVRAPYSPGPRAVLGAALGAGAALAAGGNLLVLTAILHFRRLHTPTNFLIASLALADFLVGVTVMPFSAVRTVESCWYFGETYCKFHTCFDTSFCFASLFHVCCISVDRYIAVTDPLTYPTKFTPSVSGVCILLSWFFSITYSFSIFYTGANEEGIEELVAALTCVGGCQAPLNRNWVLLCFLLFLLPTVAMVVIYGKIFLVARHQARKIENMAVQVLSSSESYKERVAKRERKAAKTLSIAMAAFLLSWLPYIIDAMIDAYMNFITPPYVYEILVWCVYYNSAMNPLIYAFFYPWFRKAIKLILSGKIFRRDSSTIDLFSEEADAD; the protein is encoded by the coding sequence ATGATGGGCAACGCGTCGCGGCCGGCGGCGGTGGAGCTGTGCTACGAGCAGGTGAACGGCTCGTGCGTGAGGGCGCCCTACTCGCCGGGCCCGCGGGCCGTCCTGGGAGCGGCGCTGGGCGCGGGGGCCGCGCTGGCCGCGGGCGGGAACCTGCTGGTGCTGACCGCCATCCTGCACTTCAGGCGGCTGCACACGCCCACCAACTTCCTGATCGCCTCCCTGGCCCTGGCCGACTTCCTGGTGGGGGTGACGGTGATGCCCTTCAGCGCAGTGAGGACCGTGGAGAGCTGCTGGTACTTTGGGGAGACTTACTGTAAATTCCACACGTGCTTCGACACTTCCTTTtgctttgcttctttatttcacGTGTGCTGTATCTCAGTTGACAGGTACATTGCCGTTACCGACCCTCTGACCTATCCGACCAAGTTTACGCCGTCGGTGTCCGGCGTGTGCATTCTTCTCTCTTGGTTCTTTTCCATTACGtacagtttttccatcttttacacCGGGGCCAACGAAGAAGGAATTGAGGAACTGGTAGCTGCTCTCACCTGTGTGGGAGGCTGTCAGGCGCCACTGAATCGAAACTGGGTCCTCCTTTGCTTCCTTTTGTTCTTGCTACCCACGGTTGCCATGGTTGTTATATATGGTAAGATATTTTTGGTGGCCAGACATCAAGCTAGGAAGATAGAGAATATGGCCGTGCAAGTCCTGTCCTCCTCTGAGAGTTATAAGGAGAGAGTAGCgaaaagggagagaaaggctGCTAAAACCTTGAGCATTGCCATGGCAGCCTTCCTCCTTTCTTGGCTGCCCTACATTATTGATGCAATGATTGATGCTTACATGAATTTCATAACTCCCCCGTATGTCTATGAGATCCTCGTGTGGTGTGTTTACTATAACTCAGCAATGAATCCCTTGATATATGCGTTCTTCTATCCATGGTTTCGGAAGGCAATAAAACTTATCCTAAGTGGCAAAATTTTCAGGCGTGATTCGTCAACAATCGATTTATTTTCTGAGGAAGCAGATGCAGATTGA